The following are from one region of the Pocillopora verrucosa isolate sample1 chromosome 3, ASM3666991v2, whole genome shotgun sequence genome:
- the LOC131797728 gene encoding polycystin-1-like protein 2 codes for MRELRLQKRALPLGLFRLSLSVNMTGDGLDDFFAAAEGYIRTIKSPLVAEINGGSEIRRTFGSLVSLNALSSHDPDIGAGNHSGMRFLWLCRNISERFPDLLEEIINGTAEYSNSNLSLKFSASSERGCYRNGEYIISNRTHLNLATSRMTAEEKYHIELVVRKDSRSSSTTQLLELSVEDIPVLIIRCVVNCDNKVNPSEKLTVSSECLGNACNAKLTYSWSLLYLELDEGTKSVWKTNSSLMNPRYISPYGSFPIIVIKKNVLQGNRLYKLAVKGTLPSGSYGRASHVFEVNALPRDGTCDIEPRVGHVLTTRYRLWCIGWHDPDGPFRYEIYHVRGKEESPLYYGTDAATIISLPLGDGENYTMNITVRVSDRLGAASSVRLQLQSLPPLLKGTQLINQLFDLISDTNQDMLRNAMSISSVLNYQAGQDTPELAEQRKKIRELLIFALVKETTPSGQAVQLLSASLQEATQVTSEVSYEAQEAATSALDKMAAVFESESPETSSDSLETAAVGMCGTIGNLLDVASENAAVHQPNSTNQTSSENVKEQADNETMHSKSKVLVNKLFKVVDSLSTSVLRTKVPYEEATEIISSRLALNLKSTAPSGTGGNVNTGFASFNVPKGKDLLRNARPGLTSVNQKVMYTPKNYHTYHNSSRDINTPVVSLSYEDKEKKELISVSNLRKYIEYFLPAPDVLPEPNKYDVNVTAEETWAYHKLVISSKDEAVSIEVTPFNCSHKLRLHVRENRHPTKEKFSWRKEIWHSATEVPTNTSYSACFKDYSHYTLFISNTRLKQSTYFIGVWYSSGKEDMRSANETAVMKYSIRVYKSKCLYWNQQQQAWEGDGCFVGPFTSPKRIHCMTNHLTSFGSGMIVAPNPIDFRKALAGFAAAFQSGNVVVMFTIITSLMLYLVLAIWARTVDKRDARQVGATILPPSRPNSQYLYEVYFVTGSRNGSGTTAHVGCEIFGEDDDSGPCFLLDANRPLFRRGDLNVFILSVPRSFGVIRGIKIWHDNSGYSPSWFLCRTMLRDCQTDEKWIFLAGPAGRWLDVAEEDGKIDVFLNPASELDMISFKKLFNTEVRKGICDNHLWFSLAYRPPRSPFTRLQRLSCCLSLLFTFMITTAMFYGSGSEAGDTSSSVQFGPIKLNMRTVMIAMESALIAIPVNILIVAFFRNSKAKGKRSKENKCCHGDTNSQASEQETETDSINSDLHNLTRSMEKDRDLDDIQCHINDEDVFQKRIKADRTGSEREKSFVSTEETESIDDESLQDAQNPGFLENLRGKFQSDGGPCFPYWCVYVGWVLCILIVSLSCVFTLFYSMMWGKEKSNMWLTTMAISFIQDTLISQPLKVIIVALIFAVFFKSADDEDYFEESQSAQEVSNEEEIHQELSNEELAQYHPPPKEILRILRIKEIRRRETIKIFTDICLYVILLAMVMILSFQYRNPASYKMINTLRRVFVNPMHNNSRVRFEQVNTVNSIWDWRRQTLLPGLFPEKIYEGLPNEPYMADRMSLQLGVARLRQVRIQKGTCSVNKWFDDIFHECNGFYSMLKDDTKFYDSRWENATVKPKNTDNRNLFSFSSGTSDHRYTPWQHMDNFAAHHVLPVIGKFATYSGGGYLIILNQSTDTPEEQLHWLDSRTRALHAEFVAYNPSINMVAAVTITFELPPLGGVYKSFEAFTVSMYGSLRKHPAARIIGEVTAAVVLVFMIYRAVFTIFHDKCQYFRDASKVLDLIFVFTGIVIVFLKVLKEGFKNLATDQFKEDPKQFLDFYQCGFYDELTDYAFALLNFIAIVRFSFFLKLLGCLEHILLTIAGCFYELLVCLVVFFCLMMAFTSLFSIAFHGDSDDFKDFSSSLQTSISYMARMVRTEEVVTSHTVLRAVALFSCCATLIFFYLTVIRSIFIVGYRKTVMKDRGKVKEKSFESGVFEILKDKFRELAGIEKENKVIVQEEEDTHEVRLKALVNYITKSQFLRIQLFVNEVYTDDFAEDLSLFEEVPLKKRHQHSINKDTGVQEDHNLRRAETSKPTTEVNQDSIPEDMQSKSKQKFRVAFDLPGENDRATTRITTFNEEGELGGNNASRDNNTEMPNETEKLNTLEKLIEEKIRGLQTRKEDSTLPSDFGSVEKEIQMLTRLQQRIDAARIQGTPSTQPSQEKVTKD; via the exons ATGCGAGAATTACGACTCCAAAAGAGGGCTTTGCCGTTGGGATTATTCAGACTAAGTTTGAGCGTGAACATGACTGGAGATGGCCTGGATGATTTCTTTGCAGCTGCAGAGGGATATATTAGAACAATAAAATCTCCATTGGTTGCTGAAATCAATGGAGGAAGCGAGATAAGAAGGACTTTCGGGTCATTGGTATCTTTAAACGCTCTGAGCTCTCATGACCCTGACATCGGAGCAGGGAATCACTCAG GAATGCGTTTCTTGTGGCTTTGTAGGAATATCTCCGAAAGATTTCCGGACCTACTGGAAGAGATTATCAATGGTACCGCAGAATATTCGAATTCAAACCTTTCCCTTAAATTTTCTGCCAGTTCTGAGCGAGGTTGTTATCGAAATGGAGAGTACATCATTTCAAATAGAACACACCTTAACCTAGCGACATCTCGTATGACagctgaagaaaaatatcacatagAACTGGTAGTGAGAAAGGACAGCAGAAGTAGTTCAACAACTCAGTTATTGGAGTTGAGTGTGGAGGACATTCCAGTCTTAATCATAAG GTGTGTGGTTAATTGCGACAACAAAGTCAATCCTTCGGAAAAGCTTACTGTGTCATCTGAGTGCCTGGGAAACGCCTGTAACGCGAAACTGACTTATTCCTGGTCTTTGCTGTACTTGGAATTAGACGAAGGCACAAAATCAGTTTGGAAAACCAACAGTTCACTAATGAATCCGCGCTACATCTCACCATATGGAAGCTTTCCAATCATTGtcataaagaaaaatgttctaCAAGGAAACAGACTTTACAAACTTGCTGTGAAAGGAACTCTGCCATCTGGTAGCTATGGACGTGCTTCTCATGTTTTTGAAGTCAATGCTCTTCCAAGGGACGGGACATGTGACATTGAGCCACGTGTCGGTCATGTGCTGACCACGCGGTACAGGCTCTGGTGCATTGGCTGGCATGACCCTGATGGTCCCTTTAGGTACGAGATTTACCACGTTCGTGGAAAAGAGGAATCGCCTCTGTATTACGGAACAGATGCAGCAACAATCATTTCACTTCCATTAGGGGACGGAGAGAATTACACTATGAATATCACAGTTCGCGTCTCCGACAGATTAGGCGCAGCATCATCTGTGAGGCTTCAACTTCAG tCACTTCCTCCACTCCTTAAAGGCACCCAGCTTATAAATCAGCTGTTCGACTTGATATCGGATACGAACCAGGATATGCTGCGTAATGCTATGAGCATTAGCTCTGTTTTAAACTACCAAGCAGGACAAGACACTCCCGAGCTTGCAGAACAACGAAAGAAG ATACGCGAACTGCTCATATTTGCATTGGTGAAGGAAACGACTCCTTCTGGTCAGGCCGTTCAGCTTTTATCTGCGTCTCTCCAAGAAGCCACTCAAGTAACCAGTGAAGTATCATATGAGGCACAG GAAGCAGCTACCTCAGCGCTGGACAAAATGGCTGCTGTATTTGAGAGTGAGTCCCCCGAGACAAGCTCTGATTCATTGGAAACAGCTGCTGTCGGAATGTGTGGAACTATCGGAAATTTGCTTGACGTCGCCTCAGAAAATGCCGCTGTCCATCAGCCAAACAGCACGAATCAGACGTCATCAGAAAATGTCAAAGAACAAGCTGACAATGAGACTATGCACTCAAAG AGTAAGGTTTtggtaaataaattattcaaagttGTGGATTCGTTGTCAACGTCAGTGCTCAGAACAAAGGTACCCTACGAAGAAGCTACAGAGATAATTTCCTCACGACTTGCTCTAAACCTGAAGAGCACCGCTCCCTCTGGGACTGGAGGGAACGTGAACACAGGATTTGCAAGCTTTAATGTGCCAAAAGGAAAAGACTTGCTCCGTAATGCAAGGCCAGGATTGACATCTGTTAATCAAAAG GTAATGTATACGCCAAAAAATTACCATACCTACCATAACTCATCAAGGGACATCAATACCCCTGTTGTCAGCCTTTCTTACGAagacaaggaaaagaaagagttGATTTCAGTTTCTAACCTCAGAAAATACATCGAATATTTTTTGCCTGCTCCAGATGTCCTGCCGGAACCGAATAAATACGACGTAAATGTCACAGCAGAAGAAACCTGGGCGTATCACAAACTAGTAATTTCCTCCAAAGACGAAGCAGTTAGCATCGAAGTCACGCCATTCAACTGCAGTCACAAACTTCGTCTTCACGTTCGAGAAAACCGTCATCCAACCAAGGAAAAATTTTCGTGGCGAAAAGAAATCTGGCACTCTGCTACCGAAGTTCCGACAAACACTAGCTACTCAGCATGTTTTAAGGACTATTCTCATTACACACTTTTCATATCTAACACAAGACTAAAACAGTCTACCTACTTTATTGGTGTTTGGTATTCAAGTGGGAAAGAGGACATGAGAAGTGCCAACGAGACTGCTGTAATGAAGTACTCCATTAGAGTTTACAAATCAAAATGCCTCTATTGGAACCAGCAACAACAGGCATGGGAGGGCGACGGCTGTTTT GTTGGACCATTTACAAGTCCAAAGCGAATTCACTGTATGACAAATCATCTAACATCATTTGGATCTGGAATGATCGTAGCACCAAATCCAATCGATTTCAGAAAAGCCTTGGCAGGGTTTGCCGCCGCCTTTCAAAGTGGTAATGTTGTAGTAATGTTCACTATCATTACCTCGTTGATGCTATACTTGGTGCTGGCTATATGGGCTAGGACAGTTGACAAGAGAGACGCCAGACAG GTCGGTGCTACCATTCTTCCTCCCAGTCGACCAAACAGCCAGTATTTGTACGAGGTCTACTTTGTTACAGGGAGCCGTAACGGTTCTGGTACGACAGCACATGTTGGCTGTGAGATTTTTGGAGAGGATGACGACAGTGGCCCGTGCTTTCTGCTAGATGCCAACAGACCACTTTTTAGAAGAGGGGATCTAAATGTTTTCATCTTATCCGTGCCGCGTAGTTTTGGGGTCATTCGAGGAATTAAGATTTGGCATGATAACAGTGGTTACAGTCCATCATGGTTCTTATGCCGAACGATGCTCAGAGACTGTCAGACGGACGAGAAGTGGATTTTTCTCGCAG GGCCTGCAGGCCGTTGGCTGGATGTAGCAGAGGAAGACGGGAAAATAGACGTATTCCTCAACCCTGCAAGCGAACTCGACATGATCTCCTTCAAAAAGCTCTTCAACACAGAAGTACGCAAGGGGATTTGTGACAACCATCTTTGGTTTTCGTTGGCCTATCGACCTCCAAGAAGTCCATTTACTCGCCTTCAGAGACTCTCTTGTTGTCTCTCTCTATTGTTCACCTTCATGATCACTACAGCAATGTTTTATGGATCAGGTTCTGAAGCAGGGGACACGTCCTCGTCTGTTCAGTTTGGACCCATAAAGCTTAACATGCGCACGGTCATGATTGCTATGGAGAGTGCATTGATTGCAATTCCAGTTAACATTCTGATAGTGGCCTTCTTTAGGAACTCCAAAGCGAAGGGGAAAaggtcaaaagaaaacaaatgctgTCACGGAGACACTAATTCTCAAGCGTCTGAGCAGGAAACAGAAACTGACTCAATCAACAGTGATTTGCATAATTTAACCAGAAGCATGGAAAAGGATCGGGATCTTGACGATATACAATGCCATATCAATGATGAGGATGTCTTTCAGAAAAGGATAAAGGCAGACAGAACTGGTTCTGAAAGAGAGAAGTCATTTGTTTCAACTGAAGAGACTGAGAGCATCGATGATGAATCTCTTCAAGACGCCCAAAATCCAGGATTTCTTGAAAACCTGCGTGGAAAGTTCCAAAGCGATGGAGGACCCTGTTTTCCATATTGGTGTGTATATGTTGGTTGGGTGTTGTGCATCTTGATTGTTTCGCTCTCTTGTGTGTTCACATTATTTTACAGCATGATGTGGGGGAAGGAAAAGTCAAACATGTGGTTGACAACAATGGCTATTTCGTTCATCCAAGATACGCTTATCAGTCAGCCATTAAAAGTGATTATTGTAGCTTTGATCTTTGCGGTGTTCTTTAAGTCAGCTGATGATGAAGACTATTTTGAAGAATCTCAATCCGCACAag AAGTGTCAAACGAAGAGGAAATACATCAAGAGCTTTCAAATGAGGAACTGGCCCAGTACCATCCCCCTCCGAAGGAAATTCTGAGAATTTTAAGGATCAAAGAGATCCGAAGACGAGAGACCATCAAAATTTTCACAGATATTTGTTTGTATGTTATTTTGCTGGCAATGGTGATGATTCTAAGCTTCCAATATAGGAACCCAGCATCGTACAAGATGATCAACACTTTGAGGCGGGTGTTTGTAAATCCTATGCACAATAACAGTCGCGTGCGGTTTGAACAG GTGAACACTGTGAATTCCATCTGGGACTGGAGGAGGCAGACCCTATTACCAGGATTATTCCCGGAGAAAATTTACGAGGGCTTGCCCAACGAGCCGTACATGGCTGACAGAATGTCGCTGCAGCTGGGTGTAGCGAGACTGCGCCAAGTTCGTATTCAGAAAG GTACCTGTTCAGTTAACAAATGGTTTGACGACATATTTCATGAATGTAACGGATTTTATTCAATGCTAAAAGACGACACTAAGTTTTATGATTCTCGTTGGGAGAATGCAACAGTTAAACCCAAGAATACTGATAACAGGAACTTGTTTTCATTCTCGTCCGGGACGTCTGATCACAGATATACCCCGTGGCAGCATATGGACAATTTCGCTGCCCATCATGTATTGCCAGTCATTGGGAAATTTGCAACTTACAGTGGAGGTGGTTATTTAATTATTCTGAACCAGAGTACAGACACTCCTGAGGAACAACTGCACTGGTTGGATAGTCGCACCAGGGCTCTCCACGCCGAATTCGTTGCCTACAACCCCAGCATCAACATGGTTGCTGCCGTAACGATTACGTTTGAGCTCCCACCTTTGGGTGGGGTATATAAAAGTTTCGAGGCATTCACTGTTAGCATGTATGGTTCTTTGCGGAAACATCCAGCTGCAAGAATAATCGGTGAAGTTACAGCTGCTGTTGTGCTTGTCTTTATGATATATCGCGCTGTCTTTACGATATTTCACGACAAGTGTCAATATTTCAGAGATGCATCGAAAGTTTTGGACCTTATCTTCGTATTTACGGGTATTGTAATCgtatttttgaaagttttaaaggaGGGATTCAAAAACCTGGCCACTGATCAGTTCAAAGAGGATCCAAAACAATTCCTTGATTTTTACCAGTGTGGCTTCTACGATGAGTTGACCGACTATGCTTTCGCTTTACTCAATTTTATAGCCATTGttagattttcatttttcctgaaATTGCTTGGGTGCTTGGAGCACATTTTATTGACCATTGCGGGTTGTTTTTACGAGCTTCTTGTGTGTCTTGTTGTGTTTTTCTGCCTCATGATGGCGTTCACGTCCTTGTTTTCCATTGCCTTCCACGGCGACAGTGATGATTTTAAGGATTTCTCAAGCTCATTGCAAACCTCGATTTCATACATGGCGCGTATGGTTAGAACTGAGGAGGTCGTGACCTCACATACAGTTTTACGAGCAGTGGCGTTATTCTCATGTTGTGCGACTCTGATCTTCTTTTACTTGACTGTAATTCGCTCGATTTTCATTGTAGGTTACAGGAAAACGGTAATGAAAGATCGTGGAAAGGTGAAAGAGAAATCGTTTGAGTCCGGAGTTTTCGAAATTTTAAAGGATAAGTTTCGAGAATTGGCGGGtattgaaaaagagaataaagtaATTGTCCAAGAGGAAGAAGATACTCATGAAGTGAGGTTAAAGGCTCTTGTAAATTACATCACTAAAAGTCAGTTTTTGCGAATTCAGCTTTTCGTTAACGAGGTTTACACAGATGATTTTGCAGAAGACCTGAGCCTTTTCGAGGAGGTACCTCTAAAGAAGAGGCATCAACATTCCATAAATAAAGATACTGGCGTCCAGGAAGATCACAATTTAAGAAGAGCGGAAACGTCCAAGCCCACAACGGAAGTCAATCAAGATTCGATTCCTGAAGATATGCAGAGTAAAAGTAAGCAAAAGTTTCGTGTGGCTTTCGACCTCCCCGGCGAAAACGACAGAGCCACCACAAGAATTACAACATTTAACGAAGAAGGAGAGCTTGGAGGTAACAATGCCTCAAGAGACAACAATACGGAAATGCCAAACGAAACAGAGAAGTTGAATACACTTGAGAAATTAATTGAAGAGAAAATAAGAGGTTTGCAGACGCGTAAAGAGGATTCTACACTGCCTTCAGACTTTGGATCCGTCGAAAAGGAGATACAGATGCTTACAAGACTACAACAAAGGATTGATGCAGCAAGAATACAAGGAACACCATCAACACAACCCTCTCAAGAAAAAGTCACAAAAGATTGA